In Parasteatoda tepidariorum isolate YZ-2023 chromosome 2, CAS_Ptep_4.0, whole genome shotgun sequence, one DNA window encodes the following:
- the CCA gene encoding cardioactive peptide, protein MKMVNNTCLVFIALSILAIIFTVSSESLDQDQMDLPVLQKRPFCNAFTGCGRKRNSLRSENSVDIFGNRRSSQNKIYALIQQKLAEVEALRGALDEKRK, encoded by the exons ATGAAAATGGTCAACAACACATGTTTAGTCTTTATAGCTTTATCTATCTTGGCTATTATCTTCACAGTTTCATCTGAATCCCTGGAtcaa GATCAAATGGATCTTCCAGTCCTGCAGAAACGACCGTTCTGCAATGCATTCACTGGCTGTGGTAGGAAGAGGAACAGCCTCAGGAGTGAAAACTCTGTCGACATCTTTGGGAACAGGAGGAGCAGTCAAAACAAAATCTACGCTCTTATTCAACAAAAGTTGGCCGAGGTTGAAGCACTGCGAGGAGCTCTGGATgag